Sequence from the Priestia megaterium genome:
ACCAATCGATGTTGATAGATTACTCGTTGCTACGTTTACAAATGCTTCTGCAGCCGAAATGAGAAATCGAATTGGAGAAGCATTGGAAAAAGAGTTAAAAAAGAATCCATCTTCTTTACACTTACGCAGACAGCTTAATTTATTAAACCGTGCGTCGATTTCTACGCTCCACTCTTTTTGTTTAGAAGTCATTCGAACGTATTATTATTTGATTGATGTAGACCCTGGTTTTCGGATTGCAGATGATACGGAAGCGGATCTTCTGCGTGAAGAAGTATTAGAAGAATTGTTTGAAGAACAGTACAGTATTGAACAGAACGAGCGATTCTTTGATTTAATTGACCGTTATACAAGTGACAGAAATGACTTAGATATTCAGCTTATGGTAAGAAAGCTATATGACTTTGCAAGATCTAATCCTGACCCAAACGGCTGGCTTGAAATGATCGTGAGTCAATATGATGTGACAGAAGACTCTTCTATTGATTCACTTCCGTTTCTATCTTTTCTTTTACAAGAAGTAACAACGCAGCTGATGGGTATTGAGTCGATTTTAAAACAGGGCTTAGAGCTAACAAAGCTGCCAGGAGGGCCTGCTCCTCGCGCCGTTAATGCAGAGGAAGACCTGGCTCAAATTCATCGGCTGCTCAGCGCTTCTAAGCATTCTTTTGCTGATTTGCATGAGGAAATGCAAAATTTGAATTTTACTCGTTTAAAGCCATGTAAAGGAGAAGCATACGACTCGCAGCTTTTAGATGATTTCGGAGAGCTTCGCAAAAAAGCTAAGACAAGTCTTGAAAAACTTCACGCTGATTTGTTTTCTAGGCCTTTGCACGGCTACATGGCTGATTTTGAGAAAATGAAGCCCGTTATTGAAACGCTAATCTTTTTAGTTCAGCGCTTCGGTGAACGATATGAACACATTAAAAAAGAGAAAGGGTTAGTGGACTTTTCTGATTTAGAACATTATTGCCTGCAAATCTTGAGTGTAAAAGAAGATGGGGTGCTTAAGCCTTCGTCCATTGCCCAAAAATATCGCACTCAGTTTGAAGAGGTGCTTGTTGACGAATATCAAGATACAAATATGGTTCAAGAAACACTGATTAAATTAGTAACGAGAGATAGTGAAGAACAAGGGAATTTATTTATGGTTGGAGATGTAAAACAATCCATTTACCGCTTTCGTTTAGCGGAGCCATTTTTGTTTTTAACAAAGTACAAGCGCTTTACGCAAGATGGTCGCCAGTTCGGAAAACGTATCGATTTGAATAAAAACTTCCGCAGTCGTTCCCAAGTGCTTGATGCTACAAACTTTATTTTTAACCAGCTGATGGATGAAGAAGTAGGGGAAATTGCATATGACGATGATGCTTCTTTAAAATTAGGAGCATCGTATCCAAAAGTGGAAGGAATGGAAACGGAGCTTCTGCTAATTGCAAAAGAAAATGCAGAAGAAGGAGCGGAAGAAGAATCGGATTCTTCTCTTGTCGCTTTTTCAGAAGCAGAGCTTGAAACGGCTCAGTTAGAGGCAAGAGCAATGGCGCGCAAAATCAAAGAACTCGTTCAAAACCGTTTTCAAATATATGATCGCAAGCTCGATATCATGAGAAACGTGACGTATCGTGACTTTGTTATTTTGCTTCGTTCCATGCCTTGGGCTGCGCAGATTATGGATGAATTTAAGCAAGAAGGCGTGCCGATTTATGCCGATTTATCAACAGGCTATTTTGATGCTACTGAAGTGATGATTATGATGTCTTTATTAAAAGTAGTAGATAACCCGCATCAAGACATTCCGTTAGCTTCTGTTCTTCGCTCACCGGTAGTAGGGCTTTCAGATGAAGAGTTAGCTACACTGAGAGCAGAGCAAAAGAAAGGAACGTATTACGATGCGTTAAAAACGTACTTAGCGGTTTCAGATGACGAAGAACTTCGCGATAAAATAAAATATTTCTATGAGCAGTTAAAAGCATGGAGAACACAAGCTAGACAAAGCTCTTTGTCAGAACTAGTATGGCAAATTTACCGTGATACGGGTTTCTATGAGTTTGTTGGCGGACTTCCTGGTGGGAAACAGCGTCAAGCCAATTTACGTGCTCTTTACGATCGCGCTCGCCAGTATGAGGCAACTTCATTTAGAGGTCTGTTTCGATTTTTACGCTTTATTGAACGCATGCAGGACCGAGGGAACGATTTAGGAGCTGCTCGAGCACTGGGAGAACAAGAAGATGTGGTGCGTTTGATGACGATCCACAGCAGTAAAGGTCTTGAGTTTCCTGTTGTTTTTGTAGCTGGTCTTGCTCGTCAGTTTAACTTAATGGACTTAAATAAAGCATATTTACTCGATAAAGAACTAGGTTTTGGATCTAAATATATTGATCCAAAACTGCGTATTACGTACCCGACTCTTCTTCAGCAGACCATGAAGAAAAAAATGAAAAAAGAAAGCATGGCAGAGGAAATGCGGGTATTATACGTAGCTTTGACGCGTGCGAAAGAAAAACTTATTTTAGTTGGAACAGTAAAAGACGCACCAGAAAAGCTCAGACAATGGAGCTCAGTTATGGCACATGAAGATTGGACGCTTCCAGCTCACGTGAGAAGAGATGCAAAATGTTATTTAGACTGGATTGGACCTTCTTTAATTCGTCACCAAAATGTTAGTCATATGGTTGAAGGAGAGGTCCAGCCGGCTGAGATGATTCATCAGCATGCTTCAAGCTGGAAACTTTCAACGTTATTAGCAGGTGATTTAGCCGAACAGCCTCTTGAAGAGCAGCATCATCATGAAGAGCTTTTGAACGCTCTTCAAAAGCATAAGCCAGTTTCAGAATCCAGCGATTATAAAGACGAAGTATATAGACGCTTAAATTGGTCTTATGATTATCGTGTAGCTTCCGTTCATCGTTCGAAGCAATCTGTTTCTGAACTAAAAAGGCAGCAGCAGCTGACGGACGCAGGGGGAAGCGACGATCTCGTTCGGGGATCTAAAGCACCTCTTGAAAATCGTCCGCTGTTTCTTCAAGAGAAATCTCTCACAGGAGCTGAAAGAGGAACAGCTACACATGCCGTTATGCAGCAGCTTCCATTAAATAAAGCTTATACCCTTGAAATGGTTCAAGACTTTATTCAATCAATGGTTACCAAAGAATTATTGACGCAAGAACAAGCGGATGCCGTTGATGCAAATGATGTAGCAGACTTTTTAGACAGTGACATTGCACAAGGTATTCGAACGGCTCGCATGGTTTATAGAGAGATGCCTTTTAGTTTAGGTGTCTCCGCTAAAGAAATCTATGATCATTGGGAGCAGGAAGACGAAACAATTTTAGTGCAAGGTATTATTGATTGTTTGTATGAAACGGAAGAAGGCCTCGTTTTACTTGATTTTAAAACGGATAATATTTCGGATCGTTTTCAAGGGGATTTTGAACGAGCAAAACCATTTCTAATTGAAAGATACCGCATTCAGTTAGAGCTTTACGCAAAGGCCATTGAGCGGATTGTAAAACAACCTGTGCAGCATCGCTATCTGTACTTTTTAGATGGTGGACATGCTGTTGAAATATAAAAAAAGAAGAAGGCGCTGGTCTTCTTCTTTTTCACCAATAAGGAGAGAGTAACATGCGTTTATTACATACAGCGGATTGGCATTTGGGGCGAACGTTAGAAGGTCGAAGCCGTCTGGCTGAGCAAGCACAGTTTTTAGATGAACTGGCAGACATTGTGGAAGAGGAAAAGATAGATGCTATTCTCATGGCGGGAGATGCCTTTGATACGGTTAACCCTCCAGCAGCGGCAGAGCAGCTTTTTTACGAAAGTATGTCTAGGTTGAGCAACAATGGAAAACGTCCGATTATTGTTATTGCAGGTAATCATGATAACCCAGATCGGCTGTCGGCGGCTTCTCCATTAGCTGTTCATCAAAATATTACGCTTCTTGGTTTGCCTACTACCGATGTAGAAAGCATTCACATTCCTACATCAGATGAAATATTAAAGGTTGCGGCTCTTCCTTACCCATCTGAATCAAGGTTAAAGGAACTGTTAGCAGAAGAAAATGATGAGCTGGCTCTTCGAAATTCATATGATGCCAGAGTAAAAGGTATTTTCGATAAAATGAGTGAGCAGTTCACAACAGATACCGTTAATATTGCCATGAGTCATATTTACGTAGCAGGCGGAAGTTCAACGGACTCAGAACGTCCAATTGAAGTAGGAGGAGCTTATACGGTGGCGGCAACTAGTTTACCTGCTACTGCTCAATATGTAGCATTAGGACATTTGCATCGCCCGCAAATGATCAATCGCGCCAACACCCTTGCAAGATATTCCGGTTCACCTCTTGCTTATAGTTTTTCAGAGTCAGGATATGCAAAGTCCGTTACCATTTTAGATGCTAAGCCAGGAAAAGAGATTGAGATGACTGAAATTCCATTATCTAGCGGAAAGCCTTTGACACGTTGGAAAGCGAAAAACGGATTGTCAGAAGTATATACATGGCTTGAGGAGCAAAAAGATACGCAGGCATGGGTTGATTTAGAAGTTCACGTAGAAGATGCACTTTCACTAGAAGAAATCCATCGCCTTCGCAAGCTTCATCCAGGCTTTATTCATATTCGTCCGATATTCAAAGCAGAAGAACTAGCACTTGAAACACGTTCACAGCGCGAAGTGCCGATCGAAGAACTGTTTACAAAGTTCTACAGCAGGCAAACCGGCGGAGGGGCACCTGATACTGAATTAGTCAAACTGTTTTTAACCTTGATTAACGATGAAGAAGTATCGGGAAAGGAGGATGAAAAATGAAACCTATTAACTTGACCGTTTCGGGGCTTCACAGTTTTAGAGAAAAACAAACTGTCGATTTTGAAGCGTTGTGTTCAGGCGGTGTGTTTGGAATATTTGGTCCTACAGGAAGCGGGAAATCCTCCATTTTGGATGCCATTACACTAGCTTTATACGGAAAAGTAGAGCGTGCAGCCAATAATACACAAGGAATTTTAAATCACGGGGAAAATGAACTGAAAGTATCGTTTACGTTCGAGCTAGAAAACGCTAGTCATAAAAAACGCTATACTGTTGAACGAAGCTTTAAACGGACGGATGAGCTGCGTGTAAAATCAGCTTCAAGTCGATTGATTGAAATCGAAGATGAAACGTACGTATTAGCAGATAAAACAAATGATGTAAACCAGCAGGTACAGGAGCTTCTTGGTTTAACAATTGATGATTTTACAAGAGCTGTTGTATTACCACAAGGAAAATTTGCGGAGTTTTTATCGTTAAAAGGGACGGAGCGTCGTCAAATGCTTCAGCGTCTTTTTAATCTTGAGCAGTATGGAGATCAGCTTAGTAAGAAAATACGCTATCAAGTTCAGCAGCTAAAGACAGACCTAGATAAAATCACGGCAGAACAAACGGGATTAGGTGAAGCTTCAACAGAGAAAGTAACGGAAGCCGAGCAGCTTGTAAGTGATAGCATTGTACTTTTGGAAAAACGAGAAAAAGAAGCGTCTGATTTGCAGGAGAGATACGATCAGCAGGCGTCTCTTTGGAAAGCGCAGCAGGAAAAAGCACTGATAGAAGAAAAACTAGTGCATGCTTCTAAGCAGGAAGAGGAGATTAAACAAAAGCAAGATTTGCTGACGAAAGCTCAGCAGGCAGAACGTCTTTTTCCTTATTTAGAAACATTTGAACAAGCTGAAAAACAGCAGAAGCTTTATGAAGATAAAGTAGAAAAATTAAAAGCACAAATTGTTCAAAAAAGTGAGGAATATAAGCGATCGAATAGCTTATATGAGCAGGCTCGCTTGCAAAAAAATGAACAGCAGCCCAAATTAGTGGTTCAAAAAGAACAGCTTCAACAAGCTTCTGATCTTCAAAAACAAATTAAAGAAGGTCAGCAAGAAATAAAAGAAGCGGAAGTTTCTCTTCAGCAAAAGCAGCAGGCACTTCAAGGGAAAAATGATGAATTAATGGAAGCAGATAAGCGGTATCAGCAAGGCTTGACTCTTCAAAAAGAGTTAAAGGAAGCATTAACAAAAGTGGAGATTCAACCTGATTATCGGCAGGCTGTTCAGCAAGCATTCTACCGTTATCAAGTATGGAATAACGATAAAAAAAACCTAGATGAAGGTCAAAAAACGTATAAAGAAAAAGCCGAACAGCTTAAGCATTTGCACACACAAAAACAAACACACCAAGAGAGATATCAGCAAACAATAGAACGAAGTAAAGAGTTATTTTCAGATATTCAAGGCTTGTATCACACTGTATGTGAGCGGGAAAAAGAGTTTCAGCAGCTTTTTCAACAAGCAGATCGTTTAATGAGCGATCTAAAAAGACGTAAAGAAAAAGAATGGTCACGCCGTCTGGCTCATCAATTAGCTGAGCAGCTGACCCAAGGAGAGCCTTGTCCAGTTTGTGGCTCTGAGCATCACCCTAACCCCGTGTTACACCAACAAGAAGATGACGTCACAACTGAATCAGCGGATCAGTTCGAAGATCAAGTCAATCAATTGCGTGAACAGCGATTTAGCTATTCGTCGCTCAAAATGCAGCTTGAACAGCTAGCTAAACCTCTTGTTGAAAAAATACCTGAGTTATCTGAGTTTATGAACGAAGCTGGCGAAGTTCCTGCTTTAGGAGAAATGGATACAGATGTCTTTGGCCATTATGCTAAGAAAATAGAAGTTGAAATCAAATCTCTTGAGCAGGATTATTTGCAGGTAAGTGAAAAACAGCAAGCAATTCTCGGGCAGGTACAAAAGGTCCAGCAAAGTCTTGAAAAGATTGAATTAGAGCTTGCTCATTATCAAAAAGAACAAGCTGAATTAGAAGGAAAAGTAAATCAGCAAAAACAAGCGCTACAAGCAGGAAAAGAAGCTTTTCAACAAGATTATCCTTCCTTTGTATTTGAAGAGATGGAAAAAATTAATG
This genomic interval carries:
- the addA gene encoding helicase-exonuclease AddAB subunit AddA, encoding MSEDIHVKPADSQWTDDQWNAIVSSGQDILVAAAAGSGKTAVLVERIIKKITMGEEPIDVDRLLVATFTNASAAEMRNRIGEALEKELKKNPSSLHLRRQLNLLNRASISTLHSFCLEVIRTYYYLIDVDPGFRIADDTEADLLREEVLEELFEEQYSIEQNERFFDLIDRYTSDRNDLDIQLMVRKLYDFARSNPDPNGWLEMIVSQYDVTEDSSIDSLPFLSFLLQEVTTQLMGIESILKQGLELTKLPGGPAPRAVNAEEDLAQIHRLLSASKHSFADLHEEMQNLNFTRLKPCKGEAYDSQLLDDFGELRKKAKTSLEKLHADLFSRPLHGYMADFEKMKPVIETLIFLVQRFGERYEHIKKEKGLVDFSDLEHYCLQILSVKEDGVLKPSSIAQKYRTQFEEVLVDEYQDTNMVQETLIKLVTRDSEEQGNLFMVGDVKQSIYRFRLAEPFLFLTKYKRFTQDGRQFGKRIDLNKNFRSRSQVLDATNFIFNQLMDEEVGEIAYDDDASLKLGASYPKVEGMETELLLIAKENAEEGAEEESDSSLVAFSEAELETAQLEARAMARKIKELVQNRFQIYDRKLDIMRNVTYRDFVILLRSMPWAAQIMDEFKQEGVPIYADLSTGYFDATEVMIMMSLLKVVDNPHQDIPLASVLRSPVVGLSDEELATLRAEQKKGTYYDALKTYLAVSDDEELRDKIKYFYEQLKAWRTQARQSSLSELVWQIYRDTGFYEFVGGLPGGKQRQANLRALYDRARQYEATSFRGLFRFLRFIERMQDRGNDLGAARALGEQEDVVRLMTIHSSKGLEFPVVFVAGLARQFNLMDLNKAYLLDKELGFGSKYIDPKLRITYPTLLQQTMKKKMKKESMAEEMRVLYVALTRAKEKLILVGTVKDAPEKLRQWSSVMAHEDWTLPAHVRRDAKCYLDWIGPSLIRHQNVSHMVEGEVQPAEMIHQHASSWKLSTLLAGDLAEQPLEEQHHHEELLNALQKHKPVSESSDYKDEVYRRLNWSYDYRVASVHRSKQSVSELKRQQQLTDAGGSDDLVRGSKAPLENRPLFLQEKSLTGAERGTATHAVMQQLPLNKAYTLEMVQDFIQSMVTKELLTQEQADAVDANDVADFLDSDIAQGIRTARMVYREMPFSLGVSAKEIYDHWEQEDETILVQGIIDCLYETEEGLVLLDFKTDNISDRFQGDFERAKPFLIERYRIQLELYAKAIERIVKQPVQHRYLYFLDGGHAVEI
- a CDS encoding exonuclease SbcCD subunit D — its product is MRLLHTADWHLGRTLEGRSRLAEQAQFLDELADIVEEEKIDAILMAGDAFDTVNPPAAAEQLFYESMSRLSNNGKRPIIVIAGNHDNPDRLSAASPLAVHQNITLLGLPTTDVESIHIPTSDEILKVAALPYPSESRLKELLAEENDELALRNSYDARVKGIFDKMSEQFTTDTVNIAMSHIYVAGGSSTDSERPIEVGGAYTVAATSLPATAQYVALGHLHRPQMINRANTLARYSGSPLAYSFSESGYAKSVTILDAKPGKEIEMTEIPLSSGKPLTRWKAKNGLSEVYTWLEEQKDTQAWVDLEVHVEDALSLEEIHRLRKLHPGFIHIRPIFKAEELALETRSQREVPIEELFTKFYSRQTGGGAPDTELVKLFLTLINDEEVSGKEDEK
- a CDS encoding AAA family ATPase yields the protein MKPINLTVSGLHSFREKQTVDFEALCSGGVFGIFGPTGSGKSSILDAITLALYGKVERAANNTQGILNHGENELKVSFTFELENASHKKRYTVERSFKRTDELRVKSASSRLIEIEDETYVLADKTNDVNQQVQELLGLTIDDFTRAVVLPQGKFAEFLSLKGTERRQMLQRLFNLEQYGDQLSKKIRYQVQQLKTDLDKITAEQTGLGEASTEKVTEAEQLVSDSIVLLEKREKEASDLQERYDQQASLWKAQQEKALIEEKLVHASKQEEEIKQKQDLLTKAQQAERLFPYLETFEQAEKQQKLYEDKVEKLKAQIVQKSEEYKRSNSLYEQARLQKNEQQPKLVVQKEQLQQASDLQKQIKEGQQEIKEAEVSLQQKQQALQGKNDELMEADKRYQQGLTLQKELKEALTKVEIQPDYRQAVQQAFYRYQVWNNDKKNLDEGQKTYKEKAEQLKHLHTQKQTHQERYQQTIERSKELFSDIQGLYHTVCEREKEFQQLFQQADRLMSDLKRRKEKEWSRRLAHQLAEQLTQGEPCPVCGSEHHPNPVLHQQEDDVTTESADQFEDQVNQLREQRFSYSSLKMQLEQLAKPLVEKIPELSEFMNEAGEVPALGEMDTDVFGHYAKKIEVEIKSLEQDYLQVSEKQQAILGQVQKVQQSLEKIELELAHYQKEQAELEGKVNQQKQALQAGKEAFQQDYPSFVFEEMEKINERLTEREKEEQTIKARIEKSSVFFENQQKKIERLKEEKYAGEKEFTELKAMLSHKQSLVHSQIERLRTLTDQEDIEQALQKTVLLLAELETNEQQAYQHWQTVQKAYQTLQMDEKAASESLETAHIQYKKAAEKWEEAIGNSLFSEGKEVQQALLSHDEMKVLDETVQAYWDNIKQMKSSIEQLNIQLNHQSIEEQQFEETQQLLHDIKAAVKEAVQLKGAAEQTLKSVKERHERFLVLEQDREEKQALFEQYQKLQTVFKGNAFVEYIAEEQLMSVSRDASERLGILTRQRYAIEVDSQGGFIMRDDANGGVKRPVSTLSGGETFLTSLALALSLSAQIQLRGEYPLQFFFLDEGFGTLDGELLDTVVTALEKLQSNNLSIGVISHVQELRARLPKRLIVEPSEPSGKGTSVRVETL